The sequence below is a genomic window from Babesia bigemina genome assembly Bbig001, chromosome : II.
TGAGCTGCACGAGTCCGCCGAAGTGGTTTGCGCTGATTCCGAAGGCGTAGGTCAGCAGCGACGAAAGGTACGTGCTGACGTCAAGGCCGAGGAACTGCGCCGTCCACAAGAACGAGTACATGCTCGACTCTATTCCGGGCGGGCACAACCTCGTGGCCATGATGAATATGGGCAGTGAGTTGATCTCCCcaaccagctgcagcagtgagCTGTCGGTGATGACGAACGCCGTGTCTGGGATCCCGAGCTTGAGGTTCCATCTCTCCACGAGCACGATGCTCAGGAGGCAGCACATCGAGACGAGCAGAGTGGTCCACACGAATAGCTTCCTGATGCTGCAGTCGCGGAAAATGTACGCGTAGCAGTACACCCCGATGAGGCTGGCGAAGGCCTGTATGGCCGCGAATCTACCGAAAAGCTCCGGATCGAAATGCAGCTCCTCCGTCATGAAGTAGAACAGCGCAGTTCCCGCAGAAGGCACAAGCTGCGCGAGAGTGCATTCATTGACGCAATAGGGCACAGCGTGCACGGAGCCACCCGAACACCACGCAACACATGAGATACACAGCGCAGCAGATATCACACAACATATTGTTGTAACTACGTGCTATTGCCACCACATGTAACGTTACAACCGCACTCGACCCACTGTGGTGACGAACTATGCAACACTGATCGCTTACCATGCTGATGAAGAGGAACGTGCTGGGCCTCTTGATTTCGGGCTTTCCTACGAAATTCACCAGTTTCGTCCACTGCTCCTTAACAGAGAGTTGCGGGTGCGTGTAGTCCTCGACTATGAAAAAGGCGCTGATGACGACAATGAGCGGGATGACCGAGCACATCAGGAAGAGTTGCTGCATAATGCTGGGGACCATACCGGATCTCTCACCTGTTTTGCCATCATCATGATGAGCACACTGGACAGATACGACATTCCAGCAAAGGTGATTttcctgaaggcgcagaaCGTGGAAATGGTCCTGGTGACCTGGTCGTTGGACTGCCTGCGTCCGGTCTCGATGATGAGCGCCTCTCCGATGACGCTGCACAGCTGCGCAACATCAGCACCGCACTGTGCACCACCTACCGCCATCCCTAAGGACGATACCGCGAGCAACACCGTGGTCCAGAGCAGGGAAAGGTGAGCGCAGAAGCCAAGGGTGACGTTTGACGCCAGGCAGAGCATGCTGCCGATGATCAGGTAACTCCTCCGCCGGCTTCCGAACAAGGGCACTCCATCGCTCATGAACGCGAAGAGTATCTTGACGTTCATCGGGATGCGGATGATGCCGAGTATGAAGATGAGCATCGCTGCACATGTGCTTCGGTGTGCTGGCCTGGGCACCTACCCGGTCCGAGCTTGAAATCGTCCTTGTAGAGATAGAGGATCGGCAGCGACGTGAACACCTCCACACCATGAAGCATGGCTGCGCGCGTTGTAACGGCGAGATGTGTAACTCACCAATGACGCATGAGATGACCTCATTGTAGCTGCGCCGCCTGGGCGACGTGTACAAAGGAAGATCATTGCCGCTTTCTACAGGACGAGGAGAGCCATCTGGCGTCGCCTTGTAGATTTTTGGGTTCACGAACAGCACGCTGTCCGTGTCATCCGCTAAATGTCCGATCACTGCAACGAGATGTGTAAGGTTAAAGGCGGTCCTACTGGCTGGAACGAACGTCGTTTAGACTCCATTAAGTGGGAATTAATATATCGCAACGGAATTGCGAATACCGCATTTGTGCATGATGCTGCATCCTTCCGGATGCGACAGCACGCGCCTACGTGGAACACCGACTGCGTAACCGCGTCCACACATCTACTAAAAAGTGAGCGTATACGTCACTGGTACATTAATTCATGTTACGGGTGTTGATTAGAAGATGACAACGAGGGCTAGTGCTAGAATACCGACGGTTCCGGCGAGGGTGGCCTGAGCGCAAATGTTTGGAAGTCTGATAGACACTTACGCTGCTGTAACTCTTGATGTGAACAAGGTTGTCCATGTTCTTCTGGAACTGCTGCTCCTCGATGTACTTGTTGGTGTTGTCCTCCAGGTTGGCTCCCTCTTGTCTGGAATCCACGGTGAACGTCGCCCTGGTCTGGAGGTCGGCTTTAGCCGGCGCAGCACCACCAAGGTGATTCACCGCGGTCTGTATCAGAGCCGCTTCTGGAAGAGTCGCCCTGGCGGAGGTGCTAAGGCTGCGTGAAACGGCCTGGTTGACCTGCCTGAAGTTCTCATCCATGAGCCTCTCAATTTCCTTAATGCGGCTGTTGGCATCGTCAGAAGTCACGGCAGTGGCACCGTTTTCGGCAGGAATGGGAACCAAAAGCTTGATGGTTTCGTATATGACGCGCAAAGCAGCCTGGGGGGCCacaatgagcttggagacCATTTCTTCCTCACTACGACAGCATTAGTACTATACGTATGTCACCTACCTGAAGCTCAACAGCGCAGAGCGCACCATGGTCCTAACAGCGCTCTCATCGATCTCAGGCGTAATGTGATCGCCGCTGATCTTGAATATGTTGAGGCTGAGGACGGCAGTACGGAGGGCAGTGGTGGCTGAGACGGCACCAGCCTGTGTGACGTCCTGTCCTCTTTGGACAAGGCTCACGCTGTTACCCATCTGTCCCGCAATGCGTTGAATGTCAGCAGTGTTCATGCCAGAATGAGGAATCTGGGCGAGAGGGGTGAGAGTGGCTGGCGAGATGCCGGACACGTGGCGTTCCGTAATGGTTTGAACAACCCTCTCAGCCTGCTCGCGGAACTCGTTCTTGTTGAGTTCCAAAGCCTTAATCAGCACACCGTTTTCAATGACACGTAGAAGTTCCGCGAAGGGTTTGTACGCCTTTACGAAGACCTCAGTGGAGGAGTTGATGAATCTCTCCAGGTTGACAACTGCGGTGGCAGAGGAGTTGCTGGCATCCATGTTAATCTTGTCCAACACCTCGTTGGATTCACCGGAGGCTACCGCACAGAGGACACTGTCCAAAAGCGCCCACCTGTTGTAAAGAACGGTTTGAACAGACTGCGAGACGAGAGCCTTTTCAGCCGCGTGGAAGAGCTGCAGGAGATTCTCCAGGATGTGCTCAGATTCGCCGTAACGCTCTCTCATGGTCGTGTTCATCCTCATAACATTGGAAAGAATCTTAAGCGCCGCGTGGATTTCGTTGGAAATGTACTCTCCCTGGTGAACGCTGTGGTACATCTGGTTGAGGGCGGCCTCTACAGTACAAACACTGTGCGTGAGGTATTCACCGACAAGCCTGTTGAGCTCAACGTTGGCGCTTGGCGCTTCGGTTTTGATGTTTCCGGCTTTGCAAACCTTGGGCTTCCTCTGGGTGAGGTGACGGCAGGTCTCCAATGTCTTCGAGGTGTCCTTGTAGTTAAAGATCTTACGCAGGGGGCCTTCAGCAAGGTCCTTCTTCAAGAATGCAGTCACAATTTCCTGCTTTTCAGAAATGGAACCCGTTCTCACAAGTGTTTCCAAAGTGGGCTGCTGAGGCGCCTGGCTATTGGAAGATCCATTTTCCGGTCCCTGCTGGTTCGCACCCTTAGCACCTTTGCCTGATGGCTGCGTTCCAGCAGGATTATCCTCCGTTTGGGTAGCTGATGATGAGGAACCAGATCCAGTGTTTCGTCGCGCCCTGCGTGCAACGGAGTCACCTCCTTCACGCCGCGTAGCAACACCCACTTTGCCTTGGCGCCCCTTCAAATGTTCCGGCAACTCATCTGTAGCATGGTACTCTCCACTCATATCCTCATCTTCTTCGTCATCctcttcttcctcctcctcctcatcCGAATGCTGATCACCCTCACTGTCACCCGCACCTGCGCTGGCCTGGACCTTGTGATCCTCGGAAGTATCGGGTTTCTTTACATCAACATCGGGTACATCAGGTTTTTGATGCGAACTGGTAGAGGGTTCAGGGAGAGCAGGTTTCGTAACTTTCGGGCCAGATGCAGGCATGCCGTCTTTGCCTGGTGCACCATCAGCACCTTGTCCGGTTGGTAATTGCACGCTAACGTCAGATTCCGGCC
It includes:
- a CDS encoding BT1 domain containing protein,putative, producing MCGRGYAVGVPRRRVLSHPEGCSIMHKCVIGHLADDTDSVLFVNPKIYKATPDGSPRPVESGNDLPLYTSPRRRSYNEVISCVIAMLHGVEVFTSLPILYLYKDDFKLGPAMLIFILGIIRIPMNVKILFAFMSDGVPLFGSRRRSYLIIGSMLCLASNVTLGFCAHLSLLWTTVLLAVSSLGMALCSVIGEALIIETGRRQSNDQVTRTISTFCAFRKITFAGMSYLSSVLIMMMAKQQLFLMCSVIPLIVVISAFFIVEDYTHPQLSVKEQWTKLVNFVGKPEIKRPSTFLFISMLVPSAGTALFYFMTEELHFDPELFGRFAAIQAFASLIGVYCYAYIFRDCSIRKLFVWTTLLVSMCCLLSIVLVERWNLKLGIPDTAFVITDSSLLQLVGEINSLPIFIMATRLCPPGIESSMYSFLWTAQFLGLDVSTYLSSLLTYAFGISANHFGGLVQLIVLCAVAHIIPIFYVHLLPDSIPKTIEDDEAETRPCLQDGGAAEEGREM
- a CDS encoding BT1 domain containing protein,putative; this translates as MRFLHSILCLLVVGSVLAVSGSDNPDQPSKPNTAAQPGNSDPNVVQQEVSAAGSAVGGPKTQSPGQKGEPGSAGEGQQIQESGKSVGAESHGASSHELQLKGQSSVDGSVGQNSQNQSTGGKGDDRTDGQAQITQKANPEAASTEETLTPKGTPENTLPNSSGTTSSTSAPSGQTEMQNGVRAPAAASKAETPDVKHGQGSPKQTAAPAEEKKIESAQLQDKGPSADRKEDEEEKEEEKEKGDEEEHTKAKLTENQRDQKQSLQPGQVGPKGQQDSNGRTDSEVVAGGREQTPKEPAPTTPHGEEKSQLLEQKEQGPESDVSVQLPTGQGADGAPGKDGMPASGPKVTKPALPEPSTSSHQKPDVPDVDVKKPDTSEDHKVQASAGAGDSEGDQHSDEEEEEEEDDEEDEDMSGEYHATDELPEHLKGRQGKVGVATRREGGDSVARRARRNTGSGSSSSATQTEDNPAGTQPSGKGAKGANQQGPENGSSNSQAPQQPTLETLVRTGSISEKQEIVTAFLKKDLAEGPLRKIFNYKDTSKTLETCRHLTQRKPKVCKAGNIKTEAPSANVELNRLVGEYLTHSVCTVEAALNQMYHSVHQGEYISNEIHAALKILSNVMRMNTTMRERYGESEHILENLLQLFHAAEKALVSQSVQTVLYNRWALLDSVLCAVASGESNEVLDKINMDASNSSATAVVNLERFINSSTEVFVKAYKPFAELLRVIENGVLIKALELNKNEFREQAERVVQTITERHVSGISPATLTPLAQIPHSGMNTADIQRIAGQMGNSVSLVQRGQDVTQAGAVSATTALRTAVLSLNIFKISGDHITPEIDESAVRTMVRSALLSFSEEEMVSKLIVAPQAALRVIYETIKLLVPIPAENGATAVTSDDANSRIKEIERLMDENFRQVNQAVSRSLSTSARATLPEAALIQTAVNHLGGAAPAKADLQTRATFTVDSRQEGANLEDNTNKYIEEQQFQKNMDNLVHIKSYSSVSVYQTSKHLRSGHPRRNRRYSSTSPRCHLLINTRNMN